One segment of Thermodesulfobacteriota bacterium DNA contains the following:
- a CDS encoding DNA-binding protein, with protein MEKLEKEHVSKHVDIESKRFFFDVKENHKGKYLRITELSGGRSCIVIPLGGIRLFKERLGEIIQEAEKLITVEEEF; from the coding sequence ATGGAAAAACTAGAGAAAGAGCATGTAAGCAAGCACGTCGACATCGAGTCCAAGAGGTTTTTTTTCGATGTGAAGGAAAACCACAAGGGGAAGTACCTAAGAATCACCGAACTAAGCGGTGGAAGGTCCTGCATAGTAATTCCACTTGGTGGAATTAGGCTTTTCAAGGAGAGATTGGGAGAAATTATACAAGAGGCTGAGAAGCTGATCACAGTCGAAGAGGAATTTTAA
- a CDS encoding diguanylate cyclase, with product MDKQKESKKLLFLSDLFDYSLKNSFMDTVSYLGANSRRLISNLSLFVSIELDTRKCFIYAHRKVKENYLSRIQESIREFALNNSVDIKPFEYQLAIHPKEEFIGSEGPNEPKFSLTIPIFAQGKIRALINFSTSGPVNTEENDIPYINLIADFLSALWEREIREFEERRNIEKLAFVDSLTGVFNRHAFYRLFPQDIAEARRNGNALSLAIFDVDGFKQINDSYGHSFGDMILKQVSAQFKKLLREEDKVFRLGGDEFAAIMKTDKKEAYTALKRIIREISITRNVRVTLSGGIVEINPYKTPGADEVLRQADRALYLAKERGKNQIFFHQDENTQTEADQLPFDEEIKRLAQDINIRLKEFATEQLASFYSSLSKDDQLLYQKPAGVSNYALSLGRELNLPESRLQNLRLGAILYDIGMIAVPRKIVLKSSRLTPDEYELVKHHTIIGGRMIQQFAVLREVLSIVLYHHEWVNGQGYPFGLAGEYIPLEARIIAVADAFYAMHSHRPYRSALRTEESISELIRGRGIKYDPQVVEAFLSLVDKRIITAR from the coding sequence ATGGACAAGCAAAAGGAGAGTAAGAAACTTCTTTTTCTGAGCGATTTGTTCGATTATTCACTGAAAAATAGTTTCATGGATACTGTATCCTATCTGGGAGCAAACTCCAGACGTTTAATCTCAAACCTATCCCTCTTCGTCTCGATAGAATTAGATACCCGGAAATGTTTCATATATGCCCATAGGAAGGTTAAAGAAAACTATCTATCCCGTATCCAGGAAAGCATTAGAGAATTTGCTCTCAATAATTCGGTCGATATAAAGCCGTTCGAATACCAACTGGCCATTCATCCCAAAGAAGAGTTTATCGGTAGCGAGGGGCCCAACGAGCCTAAATTCTCGTTGACCATACCGATATTTGCTCAGGGCAAAATAAGAGCACTTATTAATTTCTCCACGAGTGGGCCGGTGAATACGGAGGAAAACGATATCCCTTATATCAATTTAATAGCCGATTTCCTTTCAGCCCTATGGGAGCGGGAAATAAGGGAATTCGAAGAAAGGAGAAATATCGAAAAACTGGCTTTTGTCGATTCTCTCACCGGAGTATTCAACCGTCATGCTTTTTACCGGTTGTTCCCCCAGGATATAGCCGAGGCGCGAAGAAATGGCAACGCCCTGAGCCTGGCCATATTTGACGTAGACGGATTCAAGCAGATAAACGATTCCTATGGTCATTCCTTTGGAGACATGATTCTGAAACAGGTATCGGCGCAGTTCAAAAAGCTGCTGAGGGAAGAGGATAAGGTCTTCCGGCTGGGGGGAGACGAGTTTGCTGCGATCATGAAAACTGACAAGAAAGAGGCTTATACAGCCCTAAAACGGATCATCCGGGAAATCTCAATTACAAGAAATGTCCGGGTCACTCTGAGCGGAGGCATTGTAGAGATTAACCCCTACAAAACCCCGGGAGCAGATGAGGTTTTAAGGCAAGCGGACAGGGCGCTATACCTGGCAAAGGAGAGAGGGAAGAACCAGATATTCTTTCATCAGGATGAAAACACCCAAACTGAAGCTGACCAATTGCCCTTTGACGAAGAGATCAAACGTCTTGCCCAAGATATAAATATTCGGTTAAAGGAATTTGCCACAGAGCAACTGGCCTCTTTCTACTCGTCCTTGAGTAAAGACGACCAGTTGCTTTACCAAAAGCCGGCCGGCGTTTCTAACTATGCACTTAGTCTAGGTAGAGAACTGAACCTGCCAGAGAGCCGTCTCCAAAACCTTAGGCTTGGTGCGATACTCTACGATATCGGCATGATAGCGGTTCCCAGAAAGATCGTGCTCAAAAGCTCCCGCCTCACTCCCGATGAGTACGAGTTGGTCAAGCATCATACTATCATCGGTGGACGGATGATTCAGCAATTCGCCGTTTTACGTGAAGTTCTGTCCATAGTGCTCTACCACCACGAGTGGGTCAACGGACAGGGTTATCCCTTTGGCCTGGCCGGCGAATACATACCCCTGGAGGCTAGGATAATTGCCGTAGCCGACGCCTTTTATGCGATGCACAGCCACCGCCCATACCGTTCTGCCCTTAGAACCGAGGAATCCATTTCCGAACTGATCAGGGGAAGAGGAATAAAATACGACCCTCAGGTGGTTGAGGCCTTTCTTTCCTTGGTCGACAAGAGGATAATCACCGCTCGGTAA
- a CDS encoding GYD domain-containing protein, with product MGTYILISKLTPDGRKTIKERPGRIKEVDMELEKMGVKVLEQYATLGPYDFVNIVEAPDNETIGKVSVDLCSRGTVEIMTLAAISVDRFISALKSAKKSKPRSKPKKAKAAKPKSKKKR from the coding sequence ATGGGCACATACATTCTAATAAGCAAGCTTACACCAGATGGGAGAAAAACCATAAAGGAAAGACCGGGAAGAATAAAGGAAGTGGATATGGAGCTAGAAAAAATGGGGGTGAAAGTTTTGGAACAATATGCCACGCTTGGTCCGTACGATTTCGTGAACATAGTCGAGGCCCCTGATAACGAAACTATCGGGAAGGTTTCGGTGGACCTTTGCTCTAGGGGGACTGTAGAGATAATGACCCTTGCTGCGATTTCCGTGGACAGGTTCATCTCTGCCCTTAAGTCCGCAAAAAAAAGCAAGCCTAGGAGTAAACCAAAAAAAGCCAAAGCGGCTAAGCCGAAGTCAAAGAAGAAAAGATAA
- the mutL gene encoding DNA mismatch repair endonuclease MutL gives MGKIRLLPDELVSKIAAGEIVERPASVVKELIENSLDAGSTLIRLDVRAGGKRLISVSDNGEGMTRDDALLSLERHATSKIREIKDLFSIKTLGFRGEALPSIAGVSRFRLTSRTRGEIVGVRISVNGGTLKSVEEIGCPEGTTVEVANLFYNTPARLKFMKSDETELSNILDIVQREALSHTDVGFECLHEGRMLIQLPARKTVRERLSEIFPDTELFEVRAESDGIRVFGYMGGPQDARSTAQRLYTYVNGRAVRDRFLSRMMIDSYGRLIDKGKFPQGVLFVEAPADEIDINVHPTKNEVRFRRSRMVGDLIKSSVMSMLRDAPWIKGYHQRVENAVRSFYEGRDSLDYTSTKLTMGASPHESRSSIVESKDSLKLHSNERLNLSDEGPADSMEPEAQALFGKRGFFSSLEILGQLGRLYIVCASKEGMILIDQHAAHERVNYERLKNAYLKRKGLENQELLIPLTIDLSPQEEMVLSKHKEDLESLGIKLEEFGNGSFVVRSIPSILKNADVEGIMKDVIGELSLLEEERSLDNKVDHLISTMACHSSVRANDWLNREKMIALLEDLDRAEFPHSCPHGRPVAREITFEELEKMFKRS, from the coding sequence ATGGGTAAAATCAGACTTCTTCCTGACGAGCTGGTGTCCAAAATTGCGGCTGGGGAAATTGTGGAGAGGCCGGCATCTGTGGTAAAAGAGCTCATCGAGAACTCCCTCGATGCCGGAAGCACGCTGATAAGGCTAGATGTAAGAGCGGGTGGTAAAAGATTAATAAGCGTTTCCGACAACGGCGAGGGGATGACCAGAGACGATGCTCTTCTTTCCCTCGAGCGTCATGCCACTAGTAAAATAAGAGAAATAAAGGACCTTTTTTCTATAAAAACTCTAGGGTTTCGCGGGGAGGCCCTACCCAGCATTGCCGGCGTATCCAGGTTTAGGCTTACCTCAAGAACCAGGGGGGAAATAGTCGGTGTCCGGATTTCGGTTAACGGCGGAACCTTAAAGTCAGTCGAGGAAATAGGCTGTCCGGAGGGAACAACTGTTGAAGTTGCCAATCTCTTCTACAATACGCCGGCCAGGCTAAAATTCATGAAATCCGACGAGACCGAGCTTTCCAACATTCTTGACATCGTACAAAGAGAGGCTTTATCCCACACCGATGTAGGGTTTGAATGTCTTCACGAGGGAAGGATGCTGATTCAGCTCCCTGCGAGAAAAACGGTGAGAGAGAGGTTATCAGAAATCTTTCCGGATACAGAGCTTTTCGAGGTGAGGGCAGAATCCGATGGAATTAGGGTTTTCGGGTATATGGGCGGTCCCCAAGATGCCCGGTCTACGGCGCAGAGGTTATATACCTACGTGAACGGCCGGGCGGTCAGAGACAGGTTCCTCTCTCGTATGATGATCGACTCTTACGGAAGGTTGATAGACAAGGGAAAATTTCCTCAAGGGGTTCTCTTTGTGGAGGCGCCGGCAGATGAAATAGATATAAACGTTCATCCCACGAAAAACGAGGTCAGGTTTAGAAGGAGCAGAATGGTGGGGGATTTAATTAAATCTTCGGTCATGTCCATGCTTCGAGACGCACCTTGGATAAAGGGTTATCATCAAAGGGTCGAGAACGCCGTAAGGAGTTTTTACGAGGGTAGGGATAGCCTTGATTACACCTCCACCAAATTGACTATGGGCGCTTCCCCGCATGAGAGTAGAAGCAGCATTGTCGAGAGCAAGGACAGTCTGAAATTGCACTCGAACGAGAGGCTTAACCTCTCTGATGAAGGACCTGCAGATTCTATGGAGCCCGAAGCCCAGGCTCTTTTCGGCAAAAGAGGCTTTTTCTCCAGCCTGGAAATACTAGGACAGCTTGGACGGCTTTATATAGTTTGCGCGTCAAAAGAGGGGATGATTCTAATCGACCAGCACGCCGCCCATGAGAGGGTCAATTATGAGAGGTTGAAAAATGCATATTTGAAGAGGAAGGGGCTCGAAAATCAGGAACTCTTGATACCGCTGACCATTGACCTTTCTCCCCAGGAAGAAATGGTATTGTCAAAACATAAGGAAGATCTGGAGTCTCTGGGGATAAAACTGGAGGAATTTGGGAACGGCTCTTTTGTGGTAAGGTCAATCCCTTCGATACTTAAAAATGCCGATGTGGAAGGGATCATGAAGGATGTGATCGGGGAACTTTCCTTGCTGGAGGAGGAGAGGAGCCTGGATAATAAGGTGGATCATTTAATATCGACTATGGCCTGCCACTCTTCTGTCCGGGCCAATGACTGGCTTAATCGGGAAAAGATGATAGCCCTTTTAGAGGACCTAGACCGCGCCGAATTTCCGCATTCTTGTCCCCACGGCAGACCGGTGGCCAGGGAGATTACCTTTGAAGAGCTTGAGAAGATGTTCAAGAGATCATGA
- a CDS encoding D-sedoheptulose 7-phosphate isomerase: MKEQIISKLRESAELKLRFAKESLKEIEEATETINKTLKSGGKVLIFGNGGSAADAQHIAAEFVNRYQKERKALPAIALTTDTSILTSVGNDISFDNIFIRQIEALGKRGDVAWGISTSSKSQNIIKALEYAKSEGLKTIGFTGGDAGKISKIVDVCINIPSTSTPRIQELHITIAHIICELVEDAICKKDELKKEPAKKDQSK; encoded by the coding sequence ATGAAAGAACAGATAATATCTAAACTGAGGGAGAGCGCCGAGCTTAAGCTTAGGTTCGCAAAGGAGTCCTTGAAGGAGATAGAGGAGGCCACCGAGACTATAAATAAGACGCTGAAATCGGGCGGGAAAGTTCTTATATTTGGGAACGGGGGAAGCGCCGCCGATGCCCAACACATAGCGGCGGAATTTGTAAACCGTTACCAGAAGGAGCGTAAGGCCCTTCCGGCCATTGCCCTCACCACCGATACATCCATTCTCACATCGGTGGGAAATGATATTTCATTCGATAATATCTTCATTAGACAGATCGAGGCTCTTGGAAAAAGAGGGGACGTGGCCTGGGGAATCTCTACCAGCTCTAAGTCACAAAACATAATAAAGGCGCTTGAATATGCCAAGTCAGAAGGACTAAAAACAATAGGTTTTACCGGCGGGGATGCCGGAAAGATAAGTAAGATCGTGGACGTTTGCATAAATATTCCTTCCACGTCGACACCAAGGATACAGGAGCTTCACATCACCATTGCTCATATAATATGTGAGCTGGTAGAGGATGCAATTTGTAAGAAAGACGAATTAAAGAAGGAACCCGCCAAGAAAGACCAGTCCAAGTGA
- a CDS encoding bifunctional precorrin-2 dehydrogenase/sirohydrochlorin ferrochelatase, with protein sequence MKYYPINLNLRGKKCVVIGGGRVAERRVLGLLECGADVAVISPKLTPKLSELSKKNEIRYIERPYRPQDLKGAHLVVASTDNQGVNRRVCREGKKLGILVNAASAPLLSDFTVPSVVRRGDLMITISTSGNSPGLSRRLRMDLEKIFGEEYEAFTEILGRVRRRCSSLSYGERERIYREVAMSDIPLLLREKRFKSAEKKLKKITGLGFGDIEFSPG encoded by the coding sequence ATGAAGTATTATCCCATCAATCTGAACCTCAGGGGAAAAAAGTGTGTAGTTATTGGGGGAGGACGGGTTGCCGAGAGAAGGGTATTAGGACTTCTTGAATGTGGAGCGGATGTAGCCGTCATAAGCCCGAAGCTTACCCCTAAACTCAGTGAGCTTTCAAAGAAAAATGAGATCCGGTATATAGAAAGGCCCTACCGTCCCCAGGATTTAAAGGGTGCCCACCTGGTAGTGGCTTCGACGGATAATCAAGGGGTAAATCGCCGGGTTTGCCGAGAAGGGAAAAAGCTGGGCATCTTGGTGAATGCGGCAAGCGCGCCCCTATTATCTGATTTCACGGTGCCATCGGTGGTAAGAAGAGGGGATCTTATGATTACCATTTCTACTTCCGGAAATAGCCCCGGGCTTTCCCGGAGGTTGAGAATGGACTTGGAGAAGATATTTGGCGAGGAATACGAAGCCTTTACCGAGATTTTAGGCCGGGTAAGGAGAAGGTGTTCTAGCCTCTCCTATGGAGAAAGGGAGCGTATATACCGGGAGGTGGCGATGTCGGATATCCCTCTCCTCTTGAGAGAAAAGCGATTCAAGAGCGCGGAAAAAAAGCTTAAAAAGATCACTGGATTAGGCTTTGGGGATATCGAATTTTCGCCTGGTTAG
- a CDS encoding DNA gyrase inhibitor YacG: MRVKCPRCGTVVEWQGNEWRPFCSERCKLIDLGAWASEEYRIPEESSMKENIETVKKND, encoded by the coding sequence ATGCGGGTTAAATGTCCGAGATGCGGCACGGTGGTAGAGTGGCAGGGGAACGAATGGAGGCCATTTTGCTCGGAAAGGTGCAAATTGATCGATCTTGGAGCCTGGGCATCGGAGGAATATAGAATCCCCGAAGAGTCGTCGATGAAAGAGAATATAGAAACTGTGAAGAAGAACGATTAG
- a CDS encoding ferritin-like domain-containing protein, which produces MSTSHVLKLVYISKRATIGVYESLSNLYLVPDSLIKIEEFMREEGRHTMMTVKRLDELGIETPKRGGELAERFGETIGRAATVLGWRGTCFFMQIGEEVERLFLKAAFTVCRNRSDREVLNLIIFDEKKHSEWWRRKLSERRH; this is translated from the coding sequence ATGAGCACAAGTCACGTACTCAAGCTGGTGTATATATCAAAAAGGGCTACAATCGGCGTTTACGAGTCTCTCTCGAACCTCTATCTGGTACCAGACAGCTTGATTAAGATAGAGGAGTTCATGAGGGAAGAGGGCCGGCACACCATGATGACGGTAAAACGGCTTGATGAGCTAGGAATCGAGACCCCGAAGAGAGGAGGAGAGCTAGCGGAGAGGTTCGGCGAGACCATCGGCCGAGCGGCTACCGTCCTCGGTTGGAGGGGAACCTGTTTTTTTATGCAGATCGGGGAGGAGGTGGAAAGACTCTTTTTAAAAGCGGCTTTCACGGTATGCCGGAATAGAAGTGACCGCGAGGTACTCAATCTTATTATATTCGACGAGAAAAAGCACAGCGAATGGTGGAGAAGAAAACTATCCGAGAGGAGGCATTAA
- the efp gene encoding elongation factor P, translating to MSVVDTSGFYKGLKIELEGGIWEVLEYHHSKIAQRSPVVKTKLRNVITGAVQEMNFRSGETFHTPDIERRTMRFLYKDNIGYHFMDSETYEQFGFSQGQVGDVARFLKEQQEVNIFFYKDEPIGIDLPTTVELIVTETEPGVKGDTVSNTTKPATVETGATLSVPLFVDIGDVIKVDTRTGTYIERIKKK from the coding sequence ATGTCAGTCGTGGATACGAGCGGCTTTTACAAGGGGCTAAAGATCGAGCTGGAAGGCGGGATCTGGGAGGTTCTGGAATATCATCACTCGAAGATCGCCCAACGGAGCCCTGTGGTGAAGACAAAGTTAAGAAACGTCATTACCGGTGCGGTGCAGGAAATGAACTTCCGGTCGGGAGAGACGTTTCATACCCCGGACATCGAAAGGAGAACCATGCGGTTTCTCTACAAAGATAACATCGGATACCATTTTATGGACTCGGAAACATATGAACAATTTGGGTTCAGCCAAGGCCAGGTTGGGGACGTCGCCAGATTCTTAAAAGAGCAGCAAGAGGTGAATATCTTTTTCTACAAGGATGAGCCTATAGGTATCGACCTTCCCACCACCGTGGAGCTAATAGTAACCGAGACCGAACCCGGGGTGAAGGGGGACACGGTATCGAATACCACCAAGCCGGCAACTGTTGAGACCGGGGCGACCCTTTCTGTACCTTTATTCGTGGATATCGGCGATGTAATTAAGGTAGATACCAGAACGGGGACCTATATCGAGAGAATAAAAAAGAAATAG
- a CDS encoding C4-type zinc ribbon domain-containing protein: MRDQITALESLQQLDLELRELEDNLERYPREVLYYKHELEKLEESIRKAKEELDTVKKRKSATELRLAQNQDSIKKAEQRLFEIKTYKEYEALQKEIGETKRVNSELEERILEEMEEAERLERLVKENELELSQKEQEYEKIINEHALKIDELKGIYEIKKGEKKKLASLLSPDILSIYERIRKKNGVALASARNEVCTGCNMNIPPQLFNEVLTLSKMVQCPNCHRILYCEEIFNGEAQTA, translated from the coding sequence ATGAGAGACCAAATTACAGCTCTCGAATCACTTCAACAGCTTGATTTGGAGCTCAGAGAGTTGGAAGATAATCTCGAAAGATATCCACGAGAAGTATTGTATTATAAACACGAACTGGAGAAACTCGAGGAATCAATCCGTAAAGCTAAGGAAGAGCTGGACACGGTTAAGAAAAGAAAGAGTGCCACCGAACTCCGGCTTGCTCAAAATCAGGACTCTATAAAAAAGGCAGAACAGAGGCTCTTTGAAATAAAGACTTATAAAGAGTATGAAGCCCTTCAAAAAGAAATCGGTGAGACCAAAAGAGTTAATTCTGAACTGGAAGAGCGGATTCTCGAAGAAATGGAAGAAGCGGAAAGACTGGAGAGACTGGTCAAGGAAAACGAGCTTGAACTCTCTCAAAAAGAGCAAGAGTACGAGAAGATAATCAATGAGCATGCCCTGAAGATAGATGAATTGAAGGGTATATATGAAATCAAAAAAGGAGAGAAGAAGAAACTGGCTTCGCTCCTTTCCCCGGATATACTTTCCATTTATGAAAGGATTAGAAAGAAAAATGGAGTGGCACTCGCCTCGGCCAGAAACGAAGTGTGTACCGGTTGTAATATGAACATTCCTCCACAGCTCTTTAACGAGGTGTTAACCCTGTCCAAAATGGTCCAGTGCCCTAATTGCCATAGGATTCTCTATTGTGAAGAAATATTCAACGGTGAAGCCCAAACAGCATAG
- a CDS encoding ribonuclease HI family protein, whose translation MKKYSTVKPKQHSLSLNSTVKTTAEIFIDGASRGNPGSSGLGVLIKDEDGNIHEIKRPLGILTNNQAEYEALLTALTKAKELKKSHLKIYTDSLLLANQINGKWRVNNPKITTLYNKARELIAQFERVEVNHIPREFNQEADRLANLAIDEYS comes from the coding sequence GTGAAGAAATATTCAACGGTGAAGCCCAAACAGCATAGCCTCTCCTTGAATAGTACGGTAAAAACAACCGCCGAAATATTCATCGACGGTGCCTCTAGAGGAAATCCCGGTAGCTCGGGGCTAGGAGTATTGATAAAAGACGAGGATGGCAACATCCACGAGATAAAAAGGCCTTTGGGCATCCTCACCAATAACCAAGCAGAATACGAAGCATTATTAACCGCACTCACTAAAGCAAAAGAACTCAAAAAAAGCCATCTCAAGATTTATACCGATTCACTCCTTCTGGCCAATCAGATAAACGGCAAATGGCGCGTAAATAATCCTAAAATTACAACCCTCTATAATAAGGCCAGAGAACTAATAGCCCAGTTTGAAAGAGTGGAAGTCAATCACATTCCCAGAGAATTTAACCAAGAAGCGGACAGACTTGCCAATCTGGCAATAGATGAATATTCTTAA
- a CDS encoding OsmC family protein has protein sequence MAEEKKSNADETNNWVVAITGQGYRTEIQAGGHKLIADEPVSVGGTGMGPNPYDYLTAALGSCTSMTIRMYADRKGWPLESVSVILRHQKIHAQDCEECETKTGKIDLIEREIELTGPLDKEQRQRLLQIADRCPVHRTLHSEVVVKTKLKE, from the coding sequence TTGGCAGAGGAAAAGAAATCGAATGCAGATGAGACAAACAACTGGGTGGTGGCAATAACAGGACAGGGATACCGAACCGAAATCCAGGCCGGGGGCCACAAGCTAATTGCTGATGAACCCGTCTCGGTCGGCGGTACCGGTATGGGACCTAACCCCTACGACTACCTGACCGCCGCCCTTGGTTCGTGTACCTCCATGACCATCCGTATGTATGCCGACCGAAAGGGCTGGCCTCTTGAATCGGTCTCGGTGATTCTTAGGCATCAAAAGATTCACGCTCAGGACTGTGAGGAATGTGAGACCAAGACCGGCAAGATTGACCTTATAGAACGTGAGATCGAGCTCACCGGGCCCTTAGATAAGGAACAACGCCAGAGGCTTCTCCAAATCGCCGACAGATGCCCGGTGCATCGCACCCTCCATTCCGAAGTAGTGGTAAAAACAAAGCTCAAAGAGTAA
- a CDS encoding DUF1232 domain-containing protein, which translates to MLERIIKKRLSIKQNISLYCALYSDPRVPRIAKWLLWIAVSYIVLPFDLIPDFIPVIGHIDDVVIVPLLLGLALWMIPRKVYEEHRRRIFEEAVE; encoded by the coding sequence ATGCTAGAGAGAATAATAAAAAAAAGATTATCTATAAAACAAAACATATCCCTCTATTGTGCTTTGTATAGTGACCCCCGGGTCCCCCGGATAGCAAAGTGGCTCTTATGGATTGCGGTCAGCTATATTGTATTGCCGTTTGACCTAATCCCCGACTTCATCCCGGTGATAGGACATATAGACGATGTCGTTATCGTCCCGCTCTTGCTCGGCTTGGCGCTATGGATGATCCCAAGAAAAGTATATGAAGAACATCGTAGGCGGATATTTGAAGAAGCAGTAGAATAA
- a CDS encoding TIGR00341 family protein: MDTTKLSKVYIILVILSSIVAAVGILRDNVAVIIGAMVIAPLLGPNIALSFATTLGDMDLVQRAMKANLVGLLIAFIFSALIGFIFEINPEVPELSSRTNVGLADVALALASGSTGVLSFTAGVGSAIVGVMVAVALLPPLVSFGMLLGSAHFNLALGAMLLLLVNVICVNLAGVTTFLAQGIRPKTWWEADRAKKATRVAILLWTFLLLVLIVAILLSQKKVT, from the coding sequence GTGGATACGACTAAACTATCAAAAGTCTATATCATCCTAGTCATCTTATCCTCTATCGTTGCCGCAGTCGGTATATTGCGAGATAACGTAGCCGTCATAATAGGGGCTATGGTTATTGCGCCGCTCCTCGGGCCTAATATAGCCTTGTCTTTTGCCACTACGTTGGGGGACATGGATTTGGTACAGAGAGCGATGAAGGCCAATCTGGTCGGCCTCCTAATAGCATTTATTTTTTCTGCGTTGATCGGTTTTATTTTTGAGATAAACCCGGAGGTTCCGGAGCTTTCTTCCAGGACGAATGTGGGTCTGGCCGATGTTGCCCTTGCCCTGGCCTCTGGCAGTACCGGGGTGTTGTCATTCACCGCCGGGGTGGGGAGTGCCATAGTGGGCGTGATGGTAGCGGTGGCATTGCTTCCTCCCTTGGTTTCTTTTGGAATGTTGCTCGGCTCGGCGCATTTTAATCTGGCGTTGGGGGCGATGTTGCTGCTTTTAGTAAACGTGATTTGTGTTAACCTGGCCGGAGTTACCACCTTTTTGGCGCAGGGCATACGTCCTAAAACCTGGTGGGAAGCGGACAGAGCTAAAAAAGCAACCCGTGTGGCTATCCTGCTATGGACCTTTTTACTGCTGGTACTAATAGTGGCGATTCTTCTTTCGCAGAAGAAAGTAACATGA
- a CDS encoding CBS domain-containing protein: MKVKEIMVQPAIVAEEDTTLEEIARMMLDNRIGCVPVVDGKGKLTGIITESDFLAEEHSVPFSTFQAPQLFGRWLPKEGIEEIYKAARTITAKEIMTSPVVTVSEDDPIEEAVRKLLSHDINHVPVVREGFPVGIVARHDLLNLMIQNKHPK; the protein is encoded by the coding sequence GTGAAGGTAAAAGAAATCATGGTGCAGCCAGCCATCGTGGCCGAAGAGGACACCACTTTGGAAGAAATAGCCAGAATGATGCTGGATAACCGTATTGGATGCGTACCGGTTGTGGACGGCAAAGGTAAGTTGACCGGGATTATAACCGAGTCGGACTTTCTAGCCGAGGAGCACTCTGTTCCATTCTCCACGTTTCAAGCTCCGCAACTGTTCGGCAGGTGGTTGCCTAAGGAGGGGATTGAGGAAATTTACAAAGCTGCTCGCACTATAACTGCCAAAGAAATCATGACCAGTCCGGTGGTAACGGTATCAGAGGATGATCCCATAGAGGAAGCGGTTAGAAAACTGCTAAGCCATGATATTAACCACGTGCCGGTTGTACGAGAGGGGTTCCCGGTAGGGATAGTGGCGAGACACGACTTATTGAATCTTATGATCCAAAATAAGCATCCAAAATAG
- a CDS encoding PilZ domain-containing protein, which yields MMEDRRGSRRIPFRTKVKYGSSTPNLGGYAFNLSEGGIGIKAYRVFPPQSKIAIFLYMGDEIMRLEGVVRWVSPTLPGTRSAMGVKFISRTDNIRSLYQQRINRMTADLPNVA from the coding sequence ATGATGGAAGATCGAAGAGGCTCTAGAAGGATTCCTTTTAGAACCAAAGTGAAGTATGGGTCTTCTACTCCTAATTTGGGTGGCTATGCGTTTAATCTTTCTGAAGGTGGAATTGGTATTAAAGCGTACCGAGTGTTCCCTCCTCAATCTAAGATTGCCATTTTTCTTTACATGGGTGATGAGATAATGAGACTGGAAGGAGTTGTAAGATGGGTATCTCCCACTTTACCCGGTACCCGTTCCGCTATGGGCGTAAAGTTCATCAGCCGCACCGATAACATCAGGTCTCTTTACCAGCAAAGAATAAACCGCATGACTGCAGACCTTCCCAACGTAGCTTAG
- the tatA gene encoding twin-arginine translocase TatA/TatE family subunit — translation MFGAFGGLGGWELVIILVILLLIFGPSRLGDLGSALGKGIKGFKRAMKEPDEIDVTPEKDETKKIQDTGLDTPSKANEKKEAG, via the coding sequence ATGTTTGGCGCATTTGGCGGGCTAGGTGGATGGGAACTAGTCATAATTCTGGTAATTCTCCTGCTTATATTTGGTCCAAGCAGGTTAGGTGACTTGGGCTCTGCGTTGGGGAAAGGCATAAAGGGATTCAAAAGGGCCATGAAGGAACCGGACGAAATCGATGTCACCCCGGAGAAGGATGAGACCAAAAAGATTCAAGATACCGGCCTGGACACCCCAAGCAAGGCTAACGAGAAAAAAGAAGCAGGTTAA